The following are encoded in a window of Streptomyces sp. Go-475 genomic DNA:
- a CDS encoding citrate synthase produces the protein MSDNSVVLRYGDGEYTYPVIDSTVGDKGFDIGKLRAQTGLVTLDSGYGNTAAYKSAITYLDGEAGILRYRGYPIEQLAERSTFLEVAYLLINGELPTVDQLSAFKNDITQHTLLHEDVKNFYKGFPRDAHPMAMLSSVVSALSTFYQDSHNPFDERQRNLSTIRLLAKLPTIAAYAYKKSIGHPFVYPRNDLGYVENFLRMTFSVPAQEYELDPVVVSALDKLLILHADHEQNCSTSTVRLVGSSQANMFASISAGINALWGPLHGGANQSVLEMLEGIRDSGGDVDSFIRKVKNKEDGVRLMGFGHRVYKNFDPRAKIIKAAAHDVLSALGKSDELLDIALKLEEHALSDDYFVSRSLYPNVDFYTGLIYRAMGFPTEMFTVLFALGRLPGWIAQWHEMIKEPGSRIGRPRQIYTGVVERDFVPVEER, from the coding sequence GTGAGCGACAACTCTGTAGTACTGCGGTACGGCGACGGCGAGTACACCTACCCGGTGATCGACAGCACCGTCGGTGACAAGGGCTTCGACATCGGAAAGCTCCGCGCCCAGACCGGTCTGGTGACGCTGGACAGCGGTTACGGCAACACCGCCGCGTACAAATCCGCCATTACCTACCTGGACGGCGAAGCGGGGATCCTGCGGTACCGCGGCTACCCGATCGAGCAGCTGGCCGAGCGCTCCACCTTCCTGGAGGTCGCCTACCTGCTGATCAACGGCGAGCTGCCGACGGTCGACCAGCTCTCGGCGTTCAAGAACGACATCACGCAGCACACCCTGCTGCACGAGGACGTCAAGAACTTCTACAAGGGCTTCCCGCGGGACGCCCACCCGATGGCCATGCTGTCCTCGGTCGTCTCGGCGCTGTCCACGTTCTACCAGGACAGCCACAACCCGTTCGACGAGCGCCAGCGCAACCTCTCCACCATCCGCCTGCTCGCCAAGCTCCCGACGATCGCGGCGTACGCGTACAAGAAGTCGATCGGTCACCCGTTCGTCTACCCGCGCAACGACCTCGGCTACGTCGAGAACTTCCTCCGCATGACCTTCTCGGTCCCCGCGCAGGAGTACGAGCTCGACCCGGTCGTGGTCTCCGCGCTCGACAAGCTGCTGATCCTGCACGCGGACCACGAGCAGAACTGCTCGACCTCCACGGTCCGCCTGGTCGGCTCCTCGCAGGCGAACATGTTCGCCTCGATCTCCGCCGGCATCAACGCCCTGTGGGGCCCGCTGCACGGCGGCGCCAACCAGTCCGTGCTGGAGATGCTGGAGGGCATCCGCGACTCCGGCGGCGACGTGGACTCCTTCATCCGCAAGGTGAAGAACAAGGAGGACGGCGTCCGCCTGATGGGCTTCGGCCACCGGGTCTACAAGAACTTCGACCCGCGCGCCAAGATCATCAAGGCCGCCGCGCACGACGTCCTCTCCGCGCTCGGCAAGTCCGACGAGCTGCTGGACATCGCCCTGAAGCTGGAGGAGCACGCGCTCTCCGACGACTACTTCGTCTCGCGCAGCCTCTACCCGAACGTCGACTTCTACACGGGCCTGATCTACCGGGCCATGGGCTTCCCGACCGAGATGTTCACGGTCCTGTTCGCCCTCGGCCGGCTGCCGGGCTGGATCGCCCAGTGGCACGAGATGATCAAGGAGCCGGGCTCCCGCATCGGCCGCCCGCGCCAGATCTACACGGGCGTGGTCGAGCGCGACTTCGTTCCCGTCGAGGAGCGCTGA